A genomic region of Rhizobium sp. NXC24 contains the following coding sequences:
- a CDS encoding serine hydrolase domain-containing protein translates to MSLPLENSAYRSGSLAEGVDAAIDSALADERLVGTVVLIARDGELIYGRAAGLADRENEVVMRRDAIFRLASITKPIVAIAAMRLVEQGRIGLDDPITKWLPDFRPRLPDGGEAVIRIRHLLTHTSGLSYTFAEEQDGPYHRAGVSDGLDIPGRSLADNLTRLASAPLLFPPGEAWHYSLAMDVLGGIIEKETGGALGDAVAELVMKPLGLSDTAFSVRDRSRLAAAYMNGASGLQRMRDETLVPILDGMIRFAPDRIFNPGSYHSGGAGMAGTASDLLTILEAVRKGGAPLLAADTVKMMTTDQAGGHMQTLQAGFGFGYGWSVVTDPVAAQAPFSKGTIKWGGVYGHSWFVDPEKRITVVALTNTALEGMWGQFTIDLRDAVYAAH, encoded by the coding sequence ATGAGTCTTCCCCTGGAAAATTCCGCATACCGGAGCGGCAGCCTTGCTGAAGGCGTCGATGCTGCGATTGATTCCGCCCTGGCGGATGAGAGGCTGGTCGGCACCGTAGTCCTCATTGCCCGGGACGGAGAACTGATCTACGGCCGCGCTGCCGGCCTGGCGGATCGCGAGAACGAGGTGGTGATGCGGCGGGATGCCATCTTCCGTCTGGCCTCCATCACCAAGCCGATCGTCGCTATTGCCGCCATGCGCCTCGTCGAACAGGGTCGCATTGGGCTGGACGATCCGATCACCAAATGGCTGCCGGACTTCCGGCCGCGGCTGCCCGACGGAGGCGAGGCCGTTATCCGTATCCGGCACCTTCTCACGCACACATCCGGACTGAGTTACACATTCGCCGAGGAGCAGGACGGCCCGTATCATCGCGCCGGCGTATCCGACGGCCTGGACATACCGGGCCGGTCGCTGGCCGATAACCTCACGCGTCTCGCCAGCGCTCCCCTTCTCTTTCCGCCCGGCGAAGCCTGGCATTATTCGCTGGCAATGGATGTGCTCGGCGGCATCATCGAAAAAGAAACCGGCGGTGCTCTCGGCGATGCCGTTGCGGAATTGGTGATGAAGCCGCTCGGCCTTTCCGACACGGCCTTTTCGGTCCGTGACCGCAGCCGCCTGGCGGCCGCCTATATGAATGGTGCATCGGGGCTGCAGCGGATGCGAGATGAGACGCTCGTTCCGATACTTGACGGCATGATCCGCTTCGCGCCGGACAGAATATTCAATCCCGGCTCCTATCACTCCGGCGGCGCGGGCATGGCCGGAACGGCAAGCGACCTCCTCACTATTCTGGAAGCGGTGCGCAAAGGCGGTGCGCCGCTGCTAGCGGCCGACACGGTGAAGATGATGACGACCGATCAGGCTGGCGGCCATATGCAGACGCTGCAAGCCGGCTTCGGTTTCGGCTATGGCTGGTCCGTCGTCACCGACCCCGTTGCGGCGCAGGCTCCATTCTCCAAGGGCACAATCAAATGGGGTGGAGTCTACGGCCATAGCTGGTTCGTCGATCCCGAGAAACGGATCACCGTCGTGGCGCTCACCAACACCGCTCTCGAAGGCATGTGGGGCCAATTCACGATCGATCTTCGCGATGCGGTCTATGCCGCTCACTAG
- a CDS encoding TetR/AcrR family transcriptional regulator → MTIVKNNEEAENSVPRKRGRPPAFDRETVLAAARNTFWKHGYDGSSIADLTAAMGITPQSLYAAFGSKAELYRETLEQYRRMPRPEPGNPFTDEVDTVTAFERFLTNSAKIFTAPEHPKGCMISTAVLNCAEENEPIAHHVASMRLQALAIFTARIERGIAEGDMRPDADARSLARFLGAIVQGMSVQARDGATTDELLALMAHALSELKKYQLRPEI, encoded by the coding sequence GTGACCATTGTGAAAAATAATGAAGAGGCCGAAAATTCCGTGCCTCGGAAGCGTGGACGCCCACCCGCTTTCGATCGCGAGACGGTTCTTGCCGCCGCGCGCAACACGTTCTGGAAGCATGGCTATGATGGTTCCTCCATCGCCGATCTGACGGCGGCCATGGGGATCACGCCGCAAAGCCTCTATGCCGCCTTCGGCTCTAAAGCCGAGCTCTACCGGGAAACGCTCGAGCAATATCGGCGCATGCCGCGACCGGAGCCCGGGAACCCGTTTACGGACGAGGTGGATACGGTGACCGCCTTCGAGCGCTTTTTGACGAATTCCGCCAAGATCTTCACGGCGCCGGAGCATCCAAAAGGCTGCATGATATCGACGGCGGTGCTGAACTGCGCAGAGGAAAACGAGCCGATCGCCCATCACGTCGCATCGATGCGCCTACAGGCGCTGGCTATTTTCACGGCACGGATCGAGCGCGGTATCGCCGAGGGCGACATGCGGCCGGATGCCGACGCCAGATCGCTTGCGCGCTTTCTGGGCGCAATCGTGCAGGGCATGTCCGTCCAGGCGCGCGACGGTGCAACGACGGATGAATTGCTTGCGCTGATGGCTCATGCTCTCAGTGAACTGAAGAAATATCAGCTTCGGCCGGAGATCTGA
- the parC gene encoding DNA topoisomerase IV subunit A has translation MGQNLLPPGGGDDDSILPVDLKAALEERYLAYALSTIMHRALPDVRDGLKPVHRRIVYAMSEMGLRPNAAFRKCAKIVGEVMGNYHPHGDQSIYDALARLAQDFSQRYTLVNGQGNFGNIDGDSPAAMRYTESKMTAVSELLLEGIDQDAVDFRDTYDESNSEPVVLPGAFPNLLANGSSGIAVGMATSIPPHNAHELCDAALHLIRDRDATVEKLVEFIPGPDFPTGGIIIDDRDSIIESYRTGRGGFRVRAKWETEDLGRGGYQIVITEIPFQVQKSRLIEKIAELLLARKLPLLEDVRDESAEDIRVVLTPKSRTVDPMILMESMFKLTELESRFPLNMNVLSMGRIPKVMALNDVLKEWLDHRREVLLRRSRFRLAAIEKRLEILGGFLIAYLNIDEVIAIIREEDEPKPVMMERFGLTDNQVEAILNMRLRSLRKLEEFEIRKEFDGLTKEKADIEALLASDDKQWQTVAWEIGEVKKKFAKATEIGRRRTQFAEAPEADDAAIQQAMIEKEPITVVVSEKGWIRALKGHISDTSTLTFKEGDGLKVAFPAQTTDKILIVTTGGKAYTLGGDKLPGGRGHGEPLRIMVDMENDQDVLTAFVHDPQRKQLVVSTAGNGFIVPEVELVANTRKGKQIMNLTTPDETKLLVPISGDHAAVVGENRKMVVFPLSQIPEMSRGKGVRLQRYKDGGVGDIKCFAIADGLTWEDSAGRTFTKTRDELTEWLAERASAGRTVPKGFPRSGKFSG, from the coding sequence ATGGGACAAAATCTTTTACCGCCCGGTGGCGGCGACGACGACAGCATCCTTCCGGTCGATCTCAAGGCGGCGCTCGAAGAGCGCTACCTGGCCTATGCCTTGTCGACGATCATGCATCGCGCTCTGCCGGATGTTCGCGACGGCCTGAAGCCAGTCCATCGCCGTATCGTTTATGCGATGAGCGAGATGGGCCTGCGTCCCAACGCCGCCTTCCGCAAATGCGCCAAGATCGTCGGCGAAGTGATGGGTAACTATCACCCGCATGGCGACCAGTCGATCTATGACGCATTGGCCCGCCTGGCCCAGGATTTCTCGCAACGCTACACGCTGGTCAACGGCCAGGGCAATTTCGGCAATATCGACGGCGATAGCCCCGCCGCGATGCGCTACACCGAATCCAAGATGACGGCAGTCTCGGAACTGCTGCTCGAAGGCATCGACCAGGATGCCGTGGATTTCCGTGACACCTACGACGAGTCGAATTCAGAGCCGGTCGTCCTACCCGGTGCTTTCCCGAACCTGCTCGCCAACGGCTCCTCGGGCATCGCTGTCGGCATGGCGACCTCGATCCCGCCGCACAATGCCCACGAACTCTGTGACGCGGCGCTGCATCTGATCCGTGATCGCGACGCGACCGTCGAAAAGCTGGTGGAGTTCATCCCCGGCCCGGATTTCCCGACCGGCGGCATCATCATCGACGATCGCGACAGCATCATCGAAAGCTACAGGACCGGCCGCGGCGGCTTCCGCGTCCGTGCCAAGTGGGAAACGGAAGATCTCGGCCGCGGCGGCTATCAGATCGTCATTACCGAAATCCCGTTCCAGGTGCAGAAATCGCGGTTGATCGAAAAGATCGCCGAGCTGCTTCTGGCGCGGAAACTGCCGCTGCTTGAGGACGTGCGCGATGAATCCGCCGAGGACATCCGCGTCGTCCTGACGCCGAAGAGCCGCACCGTCGACCCGATGATCCTGATGGAATCGATGTTCAAGCTGACGGAGCTGGAAAGCCGCTTTCCGCTGAACATGAACGTTCTCTCCATGGGCCGCATCCCGAAGGTCATGGCGCTGAACGATGTGCTGAAGGAATGGCTGGATCATCGGCGTGAAGTGTTGTTGCGCCGTTCGCGCTTCCGGCTCGCGGCCATCGAAAAACGCCTGGAAATCCTCGGCGGCTTCCTGATCGCCTACCTCAACATCGATGAGGTCATTGCCATCATCCGCGAGGAGGATGAGCCGAAACCCGTGATGATGGAGCGGTTCGGCCTAACGGACAATCAGGTCGAAGCGATCCTCAACATGCGGCTGCGCTCTCTGCGCAAGCTCGAAGAATTCGAGATCCGCAAGGAATTCGACGGCCTGACCAAGGAGAAGGCCGATATCGAGGCCTTGCTCGCCTCCGACGACAAGCAGTGGCAGACAGTCGCCTGGGAAATTGGCGAGGTGAAGAAGAAATTTGCGAAAGCGACCGAGATCGGCCGCCGCCGCACGCAGTTCGCCGAAGCGCCTGAGGCCGACGACGCTGCTATCCAGCAGGCGATGATCGAGAAGGAACCGATCACAGTCGTCGTTTCAGAAAAGGGCTGGATTCGCGCGCTGAAGGGCCACATCTCCGATACATCGACGCTCACCTTCAAAGAGGGCGACGGGCTGAAGGTGGCATTCCCGGCGCAGACGACCGACAAGATCCTGATCGTCACGACCGGCGGCAAGGCCTATACGCTTGGCGGCGACAAGCTGCCCGGCGGCCGTGGTCACGGCGAGCCGCTGCGCATCATGGTCGACATGGAAAACGACCAGGACGTGCTGACCGCCTTCGTCCACGATCCGCAGCGCAAGCAACTGGTCGTCTCGACCGCCGGCAACGGCTTTATCGTGCCGGAAGTGGAACTGGTCGCCAATACCCGCAAGGGCAAGCAGATCATGAACCTGACGACGCCGGATGAGACGAAACTGCTCGTGCCGATCTCGGGCGATCACGCCGCTGTCGTCGGCGAGAACCGCAAGATGGTGGTGTTTCCGCTGTCCCAGATCCCGGAAATGTCGCGCGGCAAAGGCGTGCGCCTGCAACGCTACAAGGACGGCGGCGTCGGCGATATCAAGTGCTTCGCCATAGCCGATGGCCTGACCTGGGAAGACAGCGCCGGCCGCACCTTCACCAAGACCAGGGACGAACTGACAGAATGGCTTGCCGAACGCGCCTCGGCCGGGCGCACGGTGCCGAAAGGCTTCCCGAGAAGCGGCAAGTTTTCGGGGTGA
- a CDS encoding type II toxin-antitoxin system death-on-curing family toxin, whose product MPIIFLTRTLVEQLHKIQIKRFGGSYGLRDEGALESALARPINKAQYGSDDVIELAAAYLFGLEKNHAFVDGNKRIAIVAAAIFLMDNGYEIQTTDANLYSFVLAIAAGEIDEESAIRFFRDVCIPYAG is encoded by the coding sequence ATGCCTATTATTTTCCTGACGCGAACGCTCGTCGAACAGTTGCACAAGATACAAATCAAACGATTTGGAGGCTCGTACGGGTTAAGGGACGAAGGTGCCCTCGAATCCGCATTGGCGCGTCCTATCAACAAAGCTCAGTACGGCAGCGACGATGTTATCGAACTTGCAGCAGCCTATCTGTTTGGCTTGGAGAAAAACCATGCATTCGTTGATGGCAACAAGCGTATCGCCATCGTGGCGGCTGCGATCTTTCTCATGGACAATGGTTACGAGATCCAGACAACGGACGCTAATCTCTACAGCTTTGTTCTTGCCATAGCCGCCGGTGAAATTGATGAAGAAAGCGCTATCCGTTTCTTCAGAGACGTCTGCATTCCCTATGCGGGCTGA
- a CDS encoding AbrB/MazE/SpoVT family DNA-binding domain-containing protein yields MNVVIRKIGNSEGVIIPREILDRMGLEAGDTLELSMQDGELRLQPTDADFARQMEHAQRFMDQYKVALKKLAE; encoded by the coding sequence ATGAACGTCGTGATCCGCAAGATTGGCAATTCCGAAGGGGTGATTATTCCTAGAGAAATTCTTGATCGTATGGGTCTTGAAGCCGGCGACACGCTGGAACTCAGCATGCAAGATGGCGAACTGCGCCTGCAGCCTACGGACGCAGATTTTGCGCGTCAAATGGAACATGCGCAGCGTTTCATGGATCAATACAAAGTGGCGCTGAAAAAATTGGCAGAATAA
- a CDS encoding DMT family transporter produces the protein MVSHLSDHRKGLLLTTIGGLALSMDIPLIRLSSGDVWSVLSVRSIATIIVALAALIVIRRVTGSLRTTLPGWIGLPVGLFYGLTTITFLLAIYYTTAANVVFIIALNPMFAALFSWIFLRERPALSTIVAMIAMIFGVGLIVWDGMEGGHFLGDALSVLASFFIACAITIGRASRRDMGFASLLSAIVPAAVGLYHVMPSGIAIDHPGWILLDGAVLMPLSFWCLATGTRFLSAPEVAMFYLLETILAPIWVWLIFAEAPSDMTLAGGLVLIVALAAHSLWQARVRARVMAAG, from the coding sequence ATGGTCTCCCATCTCTCAGATCACCGAAAAGGCTTGCTGCTGACCACGATCGGCGGCCTTGCGTTGTCGATGGACATTCCGCTGATCCGGCTTTCGAGCGGCGACGTCTGGTCCGTCCTGTCGGTGCGCAGCATTGCGACGATCATCGTTGCGCTTGCCGCTCTGATCGTCATCCGCCGCGTTACAGGATCGTTGCGCACCACGCTGCCGGGCTGGATCGGGCTTCCCGTCGGCCTTTTCTACGGCCTGACGACCATCACCTTTCTCCTCGCCATCTACTATACGACGGCGGCGAATGTGGTGTTCATCATCGCTCTCAACCCGATGTTCGCTGCGCTCTTTTCCTGGATTTTCCTAAGGGAACGCCCCGCTCTTTCCACCATCGTCGCCATGATCGCGATGATCTTCGGCGTCGGCCTGATCGTGTGGGACGGCATGGAGGGCGGCCATTTCCTCGGTGACGCACTGTCGGTTCTAGCGTCTTTCTTCATCGCCTGCGCCATTACCATCGGCCGCGCCTCGCGAAGGGATATGGGCTTCGCCTCTCTCTTGTCCGCCATCGTCCCTGCCGCAGTCGGACTCTATCATGTCATGCCTTCGGGCATCGCCATCGATCATCCCGGCTGGATCCTGCTCGACGGCGCAGTTCTGATGCCCCTCTCCTTCTGGTGCCTTGCTACCGGCACACGCTTTCTCTCGGCACCGGAGGTGGCGATGTTCTATCTGCTGGAAACGATCCTGGCGCCGATCTGGGTCTGGCTGATCTTTGCCGAAGCGCCAAGCGACATGACGCTTGCGGGTGGGCTGGTGCTGATCGTGGCGCTTGCGGCGCATTCGTTGTGGCAGGCACGGGTGAGAGCGAGAGTGATGGCGGCGGGGTGA
- a CDS encoding arginyltransferase has protein sequence MNTQSTPSPQFYLTAPAACPYLPREMERKVFTHLVGPRAAEMNDILTQGGFRRSQNIAYRPACESCRACISVRILAQEFEPSRSMKRVLSSNSDIIATEFPAQPSSEQYSLFRRYLDYRHQQGGMSDMTVLDYAIMVEDTHVNTRIIEYRRREEGSGLEQRPKGELLAAALTDVMSDGLSMVYSYFNPDLDQRSLGTFMILDHIKRTKALGLPHVYLGYWVKGSRKMDYKTRFQPQEHLTPRGWERFNPADACQDPPR, from the coding sequence ATGAACACGCAGTCGACGCCATCCCCGCAGTTTTATCTGACGGCACCGGCTGCCTGCCCGTACCTGCCGCGGGAGATGGAGCGCAAGGTCTTCACCCATCTCGTCGGACCGCGCGCGGCGGAGATGAACGACATTCTGACCCAGGGCGGCTTTCGTCGCTCACAGAACATCGCCTACCGCCCCGCTTGCGAATCCTGCCGCGCCTGTATTTCCGTTCGCATTCTCGCTCAAGAATTCGAACCCAGCCGGTCGATGAAGCGCGTCCTGTCGTCGAATAGCGATATCATCGCCACCGAATTCCCGGCGCAGCCGTCCAGCGAGCAATATTCCCTCTTCCGCCGCTATCTCGATTATCGTCATCAGCAGGGCGGCATGTCCGACATGACAGTGCTCGACTACGCGATCATGGTCGAAGACACCCACGTCAACACCCGCATCATCGAATATCGTCGGCGCGAGGAAGGCTCCGGGCTGGAGCAGCGGCCCAAAGGCGAGCTGCTGGCGGCAGCATTGACCGACGTGATGAGCGACGGGCTGTCGATGGTCTATTCCTATTTCAATCCCGATCTCGACCAACGCTCGCTCGGCACCTTCATGATCCTCGATCATATCAAGCGGACCAAGGCGCTCGGGCTGCCGCATGTCTATCTCGGCTATTGGGTCAAGGGCTCCCGCAAGATGGACTACAAGACGCGGTTTCAGCCGCAGGAACATCTGACGCCGCGCGGTTGGGAGCGCTTCAATCCCGCCGACGCCTGCCAAGATCCCCCTCGCTGA
- a CDS encoding RDD family protein: MSLNPTPLYAAPDDWRAYSGVLSRRIFAFILDYVIVGLLCIPAAVVLFFVSILTLGLGFVLYPALFLIVAGLYFGWTLGGPHQASLGMRAMGIAMVRIDGRPMDFLTAIVHLALFWILNSVLTPLILLAGLFIERSRLVHDLLLGTVIVRTA, from the coding sequence ATGAGCCTCAATCCAACCCCGCTTTATGCAGCACCGGACGACTGGCGCGCCTATAGTGGTGTGCTGAGCCGGCGCATCTTCGCCTTCATTCTCGACTATGTCATCGTCGGCTTGCTTTGCATCCCGGCAGCGGTGGTATTGTTTTTTGTCTCCATCCTGACGCTTGGGCTGGGCTTCGTGCTCTATCCTGCCCTCTTCCTCATCGTCGCGGGTCTCTATTTCGGCTGGACGCTCGGCGGACCGCATCAGGCCTCGCTCGGTATGCGCGCCATGGGCATCGCCATGGTGCGGATCGATGGCCGGCCGATGGATTTTCTCACCGCGATCGTACACTTGGCGCTGTTCTGGATCCTGAACTCCGTGCTGACACCCCTCATCCTGCTTGCAGGCCTATTCATCGAACGCAGCCGCCTAGTGCATGATCTCCTGCTCGGCACGGTCATCGTCCGAACGGCGTAA
- the hemB gene encoding porphobilinogen synthase, whose product MQDKTHLVDEITGHRRMRRNRKADWTRRLVQENRLTVDDLIWPIFLIPGSGIAEPIPAMPGVFRLTVDKAVEAAKEAADLGIPALATFPNIEMELRDETGSNSLEKNNLINLATAAIKKAVPNIGVITDVALDPFTSHGHDGILRGNEIVNDETVEQVARAAVYQADAGADIIAPSEMMDGRIGFIRRALDAAGHQSVGIMSYATKFSSAFYGPYREAISTGGLLKGDKKTYYIDPANGTEAVRDAALDVEEGADMLMVKPGLPYLDICWRLKEAFGLPTFAYQVSGEYSMVKAAAASGWIDGERVMLETLLAFKRAGCDGILTYFAPEVARLLAKR is encoded by the coding sequence ATGCAGGACAAGACGCATCTTGTTGACGAGATCACCGGGCACCGGCGCATGCGGCGCAACCGCAAGGCCGACTGGACGCGCCGCCTGGTGCAGGAAAACCGCCTGACCGTCGACGACCTGATCTGGCCGATCTTCCTCATCCCCGGCAGCGGCATCGCCGAACCGATCCCCGCCATGCCCGGCGTCTTCAGGCTGACGGTCGACAAGGCCGTAGAAGCGGCAAAGGAAGCAGCCGATCTCGGCATTCCCGCGCTCGCCACCTTTCCGAACATCGAAATGGAGCTGCGCGACGAGACCGGCTCGAACAGCCTGGAAAAAAACAACCTCATCAATCTCGCCACCGCCGCCATCAAGAAAGCCGTGCCGAATATCGGCGTCATCACCGATGTCGCCCTCGACCCCTTCACCAGCCACGGCCATGATGGCATTTTGCGCGGCAACGAAATCGTCAATGACGAGACTGTCGAGCAGGTGGCGCGCGCCGCCGTCTATCAGGCCGATGCCGGCGCTGATATCATTGCGCCATCGGAAATGATGGACGGGCGCATCGGTTTCATCCGCCGCGCGCTCGACGCCGCCGGTCACCAGAGCGTCGGCATCATGAGCTATGCCACCAAGTTCAGCTCCGCATTCTACGGCCCCTATCGCGAGGCGATCTCGACGGGCGGCCTGCTGAAGGGCGATAAGAAAACCTATTATATCGATCCGGCCAACGGCACAGAGGCGGTGCGCGATGCCGCGCTCGACGTCGAAGAGGGCGCAGACATGCTGATGGTCAAGCCCGGCCTGCCCTATCTCGACATCTGTTGGCGGCTGAAAGAGGCTTTCGGCCTGCCGACCTTCGCCTACCAGGTCTCCGGCGAATATTCGATGGTCAAGGCTGCCGCAGCCAGTGGCTGGATCGATGGCGAAAGGGTGATGCTGGAAACGCTGCTTGCCTTCAAGCGGGCGGGCTGTGACGGCATTCTCACTTATTTCGCACCGGAAGTGGCAAGACTGCTGGCAAAGAGGTAA
- a CDS encoding DUF6163 family protein translates to MEPDSPTIPKNTLTDILFVLFLRLIAIACFWLGLQYWSMLVGYSLDGQARFDLLNLPWKVAGAGLAVVFPVAALGLWLTVSWGPVIWVLAAGSQALMYGLWPQIFGSNPLIVILHAGVAVLYCIFRVLLWLEKRRREQQVMVDLP, encoded by the coding sequence ATGGAACCCGATTCTCCGACCATACCCAAGAATACGCTGACCGACATTCTGTTCGTATTGTTCCTGCGGCTGATTGCGATCGCCTGTTTCTGGCTTGGCCTGCAATATTGGTCGATGCTGGTCGGCTATTCGCTGGACGGCCAGGCGCGTTTCGATCTCCTCAACCTGCCCTGGAAGGTGGCGGGCGCCGGGCTGGCCGTCGTCTTCCCGGTCGCCGCCCTCGGCCTATGGCTGACGGTCTCCTGGGGACCGGTTATCTGGGTGCTGGCGGCTGGCAGTCAGGCGCTGATGTATGGCCTCTGGCCACAGATTTTCGGCTCCAATCCGTTGATCGTCATCCTGCATGCAGGCGTCGCCGTGCTCTACTGTATTTTCCGTGTTTTGCTCTGGCTGGAGAAGCGCCGACGCGAACAGCAGGTAATGGTTGATTTACCCTGA
- a CDS encoding MarR family winged helix-turn-helix transcriptional regulator — MNTKIKPQAVANARDQQIEDIRGLYMESLHLVERLHRRLLDVIKDEFDRQGRDDVNAVQALLLFNIGNSELTAGELRSRGFYLGSNVSYNVKKLVDLGFINHQRSRIDRRSVRISLTETGQDIAETVAKLYERHIASIDKVGGIGTDEFTQMNKLLQRLDRFWNDQILYRL; from the coding sequence ATGAACACGAAAATCAAGCCGCAGGCAGTTGCGAATGCTCGGGACCAGCAGATCGAAGATATCCGTGGTCTGTATATGGAATCGCTCCACCTGGTAGAGCGTCTCCACCGCCGTCTCCTCGATGTTATCAAGGACGAATTCGACCGCCAAGGCCGCGACGACGTCAATGCCGTCCAGGCGCTGCTCCTCTTCAACATCGGCAATTCCGAGCTGACCGCCGGCGAGCTGCGCTCCCGCGGTTTCTACCTCGGCTCCAACGTTTCCTATAACGTCAAGAAGCTGGTCGACCTCGGCTTCATCAACCATCAGCGCTCGCGCATCGACCGCCGCTCGGTCCGCATCAGCCTGACGGAAACCGGCCAGGACATCGCCGAAACCGTCGCCAAGCTCTACGAGCGCCACATCGCCTCCATCGACAAGGTCGGCGGCATCGGCACGGACGAGTTCACCCAGATGAACAAGCTCCTGCAGCGCCTCGACCGCTTCTGGAACGATCAGATTTTGTATCGCCTGTAA
- a CDS encoding L,D-transpeptidase family protein: MSKKTGIEPFSRRSFLRSAATFGVAALAAPAFAQDQTPLDALINNRARGNWDDQFDAKAAARTAAAVVSNTPILGPDSVPNIQQAIAQYQSIAANGGWPQINPGEQQLQLGVTDGSVQALRQRLMVTGDLPKEAGMSSAFDSYVDGAVKRFQARHGLPPDGVIGEFTLKAMNIPAEVRLQQLNTNLVRLQTFPSDLGRRHVMVNVPATYIEAVEDGQVALRHEAIVGRISRPTHLINSKIYEVILNPYWTAPRSIVVKDIMPLMRKDPTYLTKNNIRLLDGKGQEVAPETIDWNSDKAPDLMFRQDPGKNNAMASTKINFHNPNNEYMHDTPEQGLFNKLMRFDSSGCVRVQNVRDLTNWLLAETPGWPRQHIEQVISTRVNTPITLATEVPVYFVYISAWGAGNGIVQFRDDIYQLDGNSQLALDTTQGMEQPVQ, from the coding sequence ATGTCGAAGAAAACCGGAATTGAACCCTTCTCGCGCCGCTCCTTCCTGCGGTCTGCGGCAACTTTTGGCGTGGCCGCTTTGGCAGCCCCGGCTTTCGCACAGGACCAGACGCCTCTCGATGCGCTGATCAACAACCGCGCCCGCGGCAACTGGGACGATCAGTTTGATGCGAAGGCTGCCGCGCGCACTGCCGCAGCGGTTGTTTCCAACACGCCGATCCTCGGGCCTGATTCCGTACCGAACATCCAGCAGGCGATCGCCCAATATCAGAGCATCGCTGCCAATGGCGGCTGGCCGCAGATCAATCCTGGCGAGCAGCAGCTTCAGCTCGGCGTCACCGACGGTTCCGTACAGGCGCTCCGCCAGCGCCTGATGGTCACCGGCGACCTGCCGAAGGAAGCCGGCATGTCCTCGGCGTTCGATTCCTACGTCGATGGCGCCGTCAAGCGCTTCCAGGCCCGCCATGGCCTGCCGCCGGATGGCGTGATCGGCGAATTCACGCTGAAGGCGATGAACATCCCCGCCGAAGTCCGCCTGCAGCAATTGAACACCAACCTCGTTCGCCTGCAGACGTTCCCGTCCGACCTCGGTCGACGTCACGTCATGGTCAACGTTCCGGCGACCTATATCGAAGCCGTTGAGGACGGTCAGGTGGCGCTGCGTCACGAGGCGATCGTCGGCCGCATCTCACGCCCGACGCACCTCATCAATTCCAAGATCTACGAGGTCATTCTCAACCCGTACTGGACGGCGCCGCGCTCGATCGTCGTCAAGGACATCATGCCGCTGATGCGCAAGGATCCGACCTACCTGACGAAGAACAATATCCGCCTGCTCGACGGCAAGGGCCAGGAAGTTGCGCCTGAGACGATCGACTGGAATTCGGACAAGGCGCCGGACCTGATGTTCCGCCAGGATCCGGGCAAGAACAACGCCATGGCGTCTACGAAGATCAACTTCCACAACCCCAACAACGAATATATGCACGACACCCCCGAACAGGGCCTGTTCAACAAGCTGATGCGCTTCGACAGCTCGGGCTGCGTGCGCGTGCAGAACGTGCGCGACCTGACGAACTGGCTGCTTGCCGAAACGCCGGGCTGGCCGCGCCAGCATATCGAGCAGGTCATTTCGACCCGCGTCAACACGCCGATCACATTGGCGACGGAAGTGCCGGTCTATTTCGTCTATATCTCCGCATGGGGCGCTGGCAACGGCATCGTTCAGTTCCGCGACGATATCTATCAGCTCGACGGCAATTCCCAGCTAGCGCTGGATACGACACAGGGCATGGAGCAGCCGGTTCAATAA